In Lolium rigidum isolate FL_2022 chromosome 3, APGP_CSIRO_Lrig_0.1, whole genome shotgun sequence, the genomic window aaaaaaaagaaaataacgAGGAAAAAAAGATACTGCTAGTAGCCTAGTACTACATGCGGCCGGAACGTTTTCACTCGGCACGTACATTCCAGGTACAGTACATCATATCGGGCCCCTACAGGATGCTGGTGAACATCTGGCTGACCAGGTTCGAGTACGACGCCGGCGCGGCGGCGTCTTCGGCCGCCGGCTGCTGCTTGACGACGGCCGGGGCGCCGGTGCTGGAAGCGCGGCGGTCGCGCTCCTTGACGAGCTCGTGCGCGAACCGCTCCAGCTTGTCGGCGTTGGTCTGCTCCCCGAGCTTCTTGCCGCGGAACAGCACCGACTCCACGTTCTTCTGCGACAGcatctcctccgccgccaccgccacgccgCCCCTCGCCCGCGGCGAGCCCATCGCCTGTATGCGGATGTAGTTGCTCGCCCTGCTGTGCCCGAACGCCATGGCCACCGCTTGATCCACCTGCCGTAAGTCAAAAGTGTACGTTGCGGTGAGCACGAAGAACAACGACCACACTGGCGATCGAATCGAAGAGAGAATGGTTGGTGAACTGAATCCACGTGCGTTAGTTTCGTACCATGTCGGACACGCCCTCGGCGGCGATCCTGACGATCTCGGACGTCGACGTGCCGCCGCCGCTGTTGCCGGCGGGGCGCTGCTCGCCCTCCCCGCTGCCgatggagatgaccagcaggtccTCCACGCCGGAGGCGAGCGGGAACTCGCGCTTGTTGTTGAGCACGTGCGTGATGGCCGCGGCCGTGGGGTTGccgagcgccacgccgccgccgacagcCACGATGCGGGTCGCGCCGTCGCACGAccgcacctccaccgccgccgacgcGCGGTCCGACCCGGCGCACGTGGCGGCGCACACGTCGCGGAGGCGGAAGTCGTAGGCGGGCCGCTCGGCCGCGTCGGCGCGGGAGAAGAGGAACGGGGCGCCCGTGGCCAGGTCGTAGCACGGGACCAGCACCGGCCGCGCCGTGTCCCGCAGCGTCAGCTCCCCGAACACCTTGCGGAAGGCGGCGCCCGCCGGGCGGCGGAACAGCGCGCggatgccgccgccggaggacggGGAGGACCAGCCGCGGCGGAGGCTGCGCACGAGGAACGCCAGCGCGTCCTCCGCGGAGAAGAGCGGCCGCGCGTCGTCGGCCCCGCGCGCCACCAGCATCGCCGCGagcacgccgccggcgccggagccCGCGGCCACGTCGAAGAAGTCCGCCAGCCGCGCCTTCGGGTCCCCGGTGCGTCGACGCAGGGAGGCCTCCAGCCTCACCAGCGCCGCGCCGGCGAGAAGGCCGTCGGCGGCGCGCCCGCCGCCGTCGATCGACAGGATGCAGACCTTCCCTGACTGCGCTCGCGGGGGAGTCCCCTTCACTGCCGCCATGGCTGCCGGTGTGTGCGGGGAGCCTCCGGCGAAGAGGAGCTTTGGGTCGTCGTAGCCGAACAAGAACTTGCTCTCGAGGATGGAGAAGATCTCGTAGGTGAGCTTGTCCACGTCCATTCCGGCGGCAGGCGGCTCCGCACGAGCTTCGTCCATTCTTCTCTGGTCGCCGGCCGGAGCACGCGCAACaggcggaggagggggaggccgTGATGCTGTGCACGGCGGGGGCGGTGGGGAGCATAGCGATGAGCAGTTGCAGGTCTTATATAGTGGCGGGAAGGGAGAAGGAGGCGTGGGTTCGTGGCGTTGACTCGACACGGCCCACCGTGGCGCGAGCCGTGACCCAACAGCAGTAATACGGAGTACAAACTAAGTCAGTAATTACTGTGATGGGGATTGTGATATACTAGTGCGGCGTGCTGAACTGCTGACTGATGCACTGTGGCGTGTAGCTGAGAAAAAACTCTGTGACGTGGAAAAAGCTCTCCTACATCCGTCTGCAGCTGGGAACCAACAAATCCAACACCAAGGTCACGAGGATGAGTGTAATTGATATTTTTGCGATGTTAATATATTTCCTctattaaaaatattttatttagatcTTTTAATTTGATCCTGAATAATCGAGGTTATGCATAAAAAGGGATATAAGTTATTTTCTAGTTTCCAGCACAACCATATCTAGGGTCGCAAAAAAAGTCACACTTGTTCAACTTACTTAGCTTCGCTTTACTTAAAGAGGGAGCAAGAAATGAAATTAAAAATGGCGAACGATAAAAAATGTACCCCCTCTGTAATGGTTTATTAGATTGACATTTATTTTAAGAAAATATCTAGTCATAAATTTGGTTAACAAGATATGcattataatttttgtgacatgtAGTGTATATTTTTATGATCAATTAGTTTTAAACTATTGAAAGAAGGTGATGTCGCATAGAGATGGAGTCAATAGACGTTTTAAAAACAATTGCGGATTTGACTTACAAGAATACAAAATTAAACTAACATTTTATTTACAATCATAAAAACTAAATAagttaggctcaactaagtgcaccaACAACACAATATTACCTACACGTAGCTcattttttcaaacaaattaaaaaTACCATTTTAAAgcatcaaaaaattctgaaattaaaTGTACATGTAGATAATACTGTGATCTACAAACGTGGAAAATTTCGACTGGAAATACCTTATATTCGGAGTtttgcaaaaatgacaaattatAATATCAATATTAGTGAACAGTGTCagatttcaaaatctcaaaaccTGTAGGATTTCGTCATGTTTGTGCAGTCCAGGATATGAGGTATGTCGAATTCAAATTTTACACATTGGTAGATCCcatcattgtctacatctagattttttgtcagatttttttgaaactttaaaatccCATTTTCAAATTGTAGAAAAGGAGCTATATGTAGCTCGGGCAACAAAAATTCACTCTCCAATATATATGGaagcaagatataagtacttcaaaCATTGATGGTTATCACGAGGAAAGTAAACTCAGGTATAAAGATAGCCGAGACATACGGAGACAAATATGTATTCCCATGTTTTGTCACACGAAGTGAGGTACGTCACATCGGATCAACGAGTCAAATATATCGTGGGGAGGAGTATTGTTGGAGAAATTGGTCCCCTATAAGTCACACATATCTACCTTAGATATTTTGTTTGAGATTTTTAGAGTATATAAATACATAGGAAATCAAAACATCTAGTGTTCATGCTTTGGATTGTGCCACTTGGCAATAATTGAATGGTGTTATAATCATATAAAAAACACATAGTGCTGGCCCTCCTATCTCAAATAAACTAAGGATCCGAGCAACTAATTAAGAGAAAATACCGTCCaagtatgagatagtaggaatgacTAAGAGAAAGTGGTGGTAGAGATCGGGTGGCTACGAAAAAAGCTATTTTCcttttatatgtctattttgattagCTTTTTCCCAAAAACAATAGACTCAACCCTTACGACCATTTGACAAGCATAGACACATTCTAAGCATTCATCTAGTTTCATAGAAAAGATGTACAGTGTTCCAATCAAATTAAATTCTCATGCTTTTAAAGAATCCAACTACAAGAGAGTGAAGAACGGAGAGCTCGATTTTTTTACCCGGTTCTTTGATTAAAAGTTTCAAGTCCTACTTATGAATTCTTCTAAGAATAAAAATCTTTAATGTCTTAGATTTCTTCAATAGATTTTGTTTCTTCTGATTCTAACATAATCAACCACCACTACATTTTTTACTATGTAACATCAAATATTTAGTGTAGGAATCAAAATTTAAAAACCAATGATGGTAGTAAGAATATACTTGTTGTTTTGAATAAGTTCATTATGTTGTGAGGGCTATAATATTATTGTAGCGACATGCTAATAGAACGGGGTGGACATTTTCATATACTTGTCCCAATAACACAAGAAGCTTGAATACAAGACATAAATTTTGAAGCATTAATATTtt contains:
- the LOC124697601 gene encoding patatin-like protein 3; the encoded protein is MDEARAEPPAAGMDVDKLTYEIFSILESKFLFGYDDPKLLFAGGSPHTPAAMAAVKGTPPRAQSGKVCILSIDGGGRAADGLLAGAALVRLEASLRRRTGDPKARLADFFDVAAGSGAGGVLAAMLVARGADDARPLFSAEDALAFLVRSLRRGWSSPSSGGGIRALFRRPAGAAFRKVFGELTLRDTARPVLVPCYDLATGAPFLFSRADAAERPAYDFRLRDVCAATCAGSDRASAAVEVRSCDGATRIVAVGGGVALGNPTAAAITHVLNNKREFPLASGVEDLLVISIGSGEGEQRPAGNSGGGTSTSEIVRIAAEGVSDMVDQAVAMAFGHSRASNYIRIQAMGSPRARGGVAVAAEEMLSQKNVESVLFRGKKLGEQTNADKLERFAHELVKERDRRASSTGAPAVVKQQPAAEDAAAPASYSNLVSQMFTSIL